Proteins encoded together in one Cicer arietinum cultivar CDC Frontier isolate Library 1 chromosome 4, Cicar.CDCFrontier_v2.0, whole genome shotgun sequence window:
- the LOC101499062 gene encoding VAN3-binding protein-like: MEKQKKPNSQPWRPDPFNSMMKPPETPRDPMEFLSRSWSASAMEVSKALSPAQLPLSNKLTNMNNNGCSNAAILEDIAGEVEDSNNVTVSGNPFSFASSETSQMVMDRIMSHSQEVSPRTSGRLSHSSGPLNGSLTDSPPVSPSEMDDFKYNRCSNNNSTIASYHNQFRVAATGGGAGGGGKTVGRWLKERKEKKKEETRAHNAQLHAAVSVAGVAAAVAAIAAATAASSGARKDEQMAKTDMAVASAATLVAAQCVEAAEAMGAERDHLASVVSSAVNVRSAGDITTLTAAAATALRGAATLKARALKEVWNIAAVIPVEKNLVGNVGTGGGGSGSNGSSNSSFSGELAPEENFLGICSRELLARGCELLKRTRTGELHWKIVSVYINRVNQVMLKMKSRHVAGTITKKKKNVVIGVIKDMPAWPGRHLLEGGENRRYFGLKTITRGVVEFECRNQREYDVWTQGVSRLLSIAAERNSKNRTC; this comes from the exons atggaaaaacaaaagaaaccCAATTCACAACCATGGAGACCCGACCCATTTAACTCGATGATGAAACCACCGGAGACACCGCGTGACCCAATGGAATTTTTGTCTCGTTCATGGAGTGCTTCTGCCATGGAAGTTTCTAAAGCTCTGTCACCAGCTCAACTTCCTCTTTCGAATAAACTCACAAACATGAACAACAATGGATGTTCAAATGCTGCAATACTTGAAGACATAGCTGGTGAAGTTGAAGACTCTAATAATGTTACTGTTTCTGGTAACCCTTTTTCTTTTGCTTCCTCTGAAACTTCTCAGATGGTCATGGATCGTATCATGTCACACTCG CAAGAAGTATCTCCAAGGACATCAGGAAGATTATCTCACAGCAGTGGTCCTCTTAATGGCTCACTAACAGATAGCCCTCCAGTTTCACCTTCTGAAATGGATGATTTCAAG TATAACCGTTGTAGCAACAACAACAGCACCATTGCCAGCTACCATAATCAATTCAGAGTTGCGGCTACCGGCGGTGGTGCCGGTGGCGGAGGAAAGACGGTTGGGAGGTGGTTGAAGGAGaggaaggagaagaagaaggaagaaacGAGGGCCCACAATGCTCAACTCCATGCGGCGGTTTCGGTGGCCGGAGTTGCGGCTGCTGTTGCAGCTATAGCTGCGGCAACCGCCGCATCGTCGGGTGCTCGGAAAGACGAGCAGATGGCGAAGACAGACATGGCGGTGGCCTCGGCGGCGACGTTGGTAGCGGCTCAGTGTGTTGAGGCTGCCGAGGCTATGGGTGCTGAGCGTGATCACCTTGCTTCGGTGGTTAGCTCCGCCGTGAATGTCAGATCCGCCGGTGATATCACGACGTTGACGGCGGCTGCGGCGACAG CATTACGTGGGGCTGCTACATTGAAAGCAAGGGCCCTTAAAGAAGTATGGAACATTGCAGCTGTAATTCCTGTGGAGAAGAATTTGGTAGGTAATGTTGGTACTGGTGGTGGGGGTAGTGGTAGTAATGGAAGCTCTAATAGTAGCTTTAGTGGTGAACTTGCACCAGAAGAAAATTTCTTAGGCATTTGCAGTAGAGAATTGCTAGCTAGAGGTTGTGAGCTTCTCAAACGCACTCGCACAG GGGAACTCCATTGGAAAATTGTGTCTGTTTACATAAACAGGGTGAACCAG GTTATGCTGAAAATGAAGAGTAGACATGTTGCTGGGACcatcacaaaaaagaaaaaga ATGTTGTGATTGGAGTTATCAAAGATATGCCTGCTTGGCCCGGCCGTCACTTGCTAGAAGGTGGCGAGAATCGTCGTTACTTTGGTTTAAAAACAATAACGCGCGGTGTTGTTGAGTTTGAGTGCAGAAATCAAAGAGAATATGATGTTTGGACTCAAGGTGTTTCAAGGCTTCTATCTATTGCTGCAGAAAGGAACAGCAAAAACAGAACATGTTAA